A genomic window from Pecten maximus chromosome 4, xPecMax1.1, whole genome shotgun sequence includes:
- the LOC117325616 gene encoding protein O-linked-mannose beta-1,2-N-acetylglucosaminyltransferase 1-like isoform X1 has translation MDTWVPNPNARPYIPKKYRHGREPGSNKRGFSTRKCIVKTFQGGLVVVLLFTVVINIMFIVETSKKLKDPQFRDQIGSNDYDEVAVGKKDKVVEMSMPSSLTIEIMSSKTSAFISVDGTTVLQDDEPDKSRGIHIAVLNQATGSVMSRTFFDTYSANEDVAMIKYLDSIRIGRILIFTIKDEGSLSLKAPARQYLAEMGSEKIEFLGYRDTWCFVTIKGKGKVISETHAKASDMSTWAEKVSLQTKIPLVAMKESECPWPDTPENKRRQAFCNKFEGYGSTCSCRDPAPISFTPNPLENNNIADVPVVVIASNRPYYLNRMLRTLLSTPGADPKMVTVFIDGYYEEPLAVTTLLGLKGIQHTPLGTKAARISQHYKASLTAIFNLYMDSKYAIVIEEDLDVSPDFFNYFSQTKFLLEEDPTVYCISAWNDQGYNHSCKDPSLLYRVETMPGLGWLLKRKLYKGELESQWPTPEKLWDWDMWLRTNHIRKNRECIIPDISRTYHFGSRGLNMNPYFQDVYFKNHSLLKTPNVKLKDLDKMKRDEYEDLITNLIKSAKTLDHSKDPCSEDFVPRVSDGKFVMYITMNTTTDFVTWKQLAKCYHLWDLDVRGFHKSMWRLFIKGSHVIVVGVPASAYAHMRPADVKPIYIPEPPKKT, from the exons ATGGATACTTGGGTTCCCAATCCAAACGCCAGGCCGTACATACCCAAGAAATACCGCCATGGCCGGGAGCCAGGCAGCAACAAGCGAGGATTCTCCACAAGAAAATGCATTGTCAAGACTTTTCAG GGTGGGCTGGTGGTGGTCCTCCTTTTTACTGTGGTCATCAACATAATGTTTATTGTGGAAACCAGCAAGAAGCTGAAGGACCCGCAGTTCAGAG ATCAAATTGGCAGTAATGACTATGATGAGGTTGCTGTTGGGAAAAAGGATAAGGTGGTGGAGATGTCCATGCCAAGTAGTCTGACCATTGAGATCATGTCCAGTAAGACTTCGGCCTTCATATCGGTGGATGGAACAACG GTATTACAGGACGATGAACCAGACAAATCTCGAGGAATCCACATTGCTGTCCTAAACCAGGCCACG gGAAGTGTGATGTCCAGGACGTTTTTTGATACATACAGTGCTAACGAGGATGTGGCTATGATTAAGTACCTGGACAGCATTCGCATAGGACGTATACTTATATTTACTATCAAG GATGAGGGGTCACTGTCCCTAAAAGCTCCTGCCCGTCAGTACTTGGCTGAGATGGGAAGTGAAAAGATTGAGTTCCTGGGCTACAGAGATACCTGGTGTTTTGTCACAATCAAAGGAAAAG gGAAAGTGATAAGTGAGACTCATGCTAAGGCATCAGACATGTCTACCTGGGCAGAAAAAGTCTCACTCCAAACTAAGATCCCCCTGGTAGCAATGAAAG AAAGTGAATGTCCCTGGCCAGACACTCCAGAAAACAAGAGGAGACAGGCATTTTGTAACAAGTTTGAGGGCTATGGTTCTACTTGTAGCTGCAGAGATCCAGCACCCATCTCATTCACACCTAACCCA ttggAAAACAACAATATAGCTGATGTGCCTGTAGTGGTGATCGCCAGTAATCGACCTTATTACTTAAACAG AATGCTGCGCACACTACTGTCTACTCCTGGTGCAGACCCCAAAATGGTGACAGTGTTTATTGATGGGTATTACGAG gaacccCTGGCTGTTACCACACTGCTGGGTCTGAAAGGTATACAGCACACGCCCCTAGGTACAAAGGCAGCTAGGATATCACAGCACTACAAAGCTAGTCTTACTGCCATCTTCAACCTCTACATG GATTCAAAGTATGCAATTGTTATAGAAGAAGACTTAGATGTCAGCCCAGATTTCTTCAA CTACTTCAGTCAGACCAAGTTCCTACTGGAGGAGGACCCcacagtatactgtatatcagcCTGGAATGATCAG GGGTATAACCATTCGTGTAAGGACCCGTCCCTACTGTACCGGGTAGAGACTATGCCAGGGCTGGGATGGTTGCTGAAACGAAAACTCTACAAGGGAGAGCTAGAATCTCAATGGCCTACTCCAGAAAAG TTATGGGACTGGGATATGTGGCTAAGAACCAACCACATCAGGAAGAATCGAGAATGTATTATACCTGACATTTCTCGTACCTACCACTTCGGCTCCAGGGGACTCAACATGAATCCATACTTCCAGGATGTTTACTTCAAAAATCATTCTCTATTAAAAACACCCAATGTCAAGTTAAAAGATTTAGACAA aatgAAAAGAGATGAGTATGAAGACTTGATAACAAACTTGATAAAATCTGCAAAGACATTAGATCATTCCAAAGACCCTTGTTCAGAGGATTTCGTACCAAGAGTGTCT GATGGTAAATTTGTGATGTATATAACCATGAATACGACAACAGATTTTGTCACCTGGAAACAGCTTGCTAAG TGCTACCATTTATGGGACTTGGATGTGCGGGGTTTTCATAAG
- the LOC117325616 gene encoding protein O-linked-mannose beta-1,2-N-acetylglucosaminyltransferase 1-like isoform X2 — MRMCMVLLVSVLVCLVSWSPGVEGLQQYCLDQSCGIQASYQIGSNDYDEVAVGKKDKVVEMSMPSSLTIEIMSSKTSAFISVDGTTVLQDDEPDKSRGIHIAVLNQATGSVMSRTFFDTYSANEDVAMIKYLDSIRIGRILIFTIKDEGSLSLKAPARQYLAEMGSEKIEFLGYRDTWCFVTIKGKGKVISETHAKASDMSTWAEKVSLQTKIPLVAMKESECPWPDTPENKRRQAFCNKFEGYGSTCSCRDPAPISFTPNPLENNNIADVPVVVIASNRPYYLNRMLRTLLSTPGADPKMVTVFIDGYYEEPLAVTTLLGLKGIQHTPLGTKAARISQHYKASLTAIFNLYMDSKYAIVIEEDLDVSPDFFNYFSQTKFLLEEDPTVYCISAWNDQGYNHSCKDPSLLYRVETMPGLGWLLKRKLYKGELESQWPTPEKLWDWDMWLRTNHIRKNRECIIPDISRTYHFGSRGLNMNPYFQDVYFKNHSLLKTPNVKLKDLDKMKRDEYEDLITNLIKSAKTLDHSKDPCSEDFVPRVSDGKFVMYITMNTTTDFVTWKQLAKCYHLWDLDVRGFHKSMWRLFIKGSHVIVVGVPASAYAHMRPADVKPIYIPEPPKKT; from the exons ATGAGGATGTGTATGGTACTACTGGTTAGTGTACTAGTCTGCCTGGTGAGCTGGAGTCCAGGGGTGGAAGGTCTTCAACAATACTGCCTAGACCAGTCCTGTGGTATACAGGCCTCTT ATCAAATTGGCAGTAATGACTATGATGAGGTTGCTGTTGGGAAAAAGGATAAGGTGGTGGAGATGTCCATGCCAAGTAGTCTGACCATTGAGATCATGTCCAGTAAGACTTCGGCCTTCATATCGGTGGATGGAACAACG GTATTACAGGACGATGAACCAGACAAATCTCGAGGAATCCACATTGCTGTCCTAAACCAGGCCACG gGAAGTGTGATGTCCAGGACGTTTTTTGATACATACAGTGCTAACGAGGATGTGGCTATGATTAAGTACCTGGACAGCATTCGCATAGGACGTATACTTATATTTACTATCAAG GATGAGGGGTCACTGTCCCTAAAAGCTCCTGCCCGTCAGTACTTGGCTGAGATGGGAAGTGAAAAGATTGAGTTCCTGGGCTACAGAGATACCTGGTGTTTTGTCACAATCAAAGGAAAAG gGAAAGTGATAAGTGAGACTCATGCTAAGGCATCAGACATGTCTACCTGGGCAGAAAAAGTCTCACTCCAAACTAAGATCCCCCTGGTAGCAATGAAAG AAAGTGAATGTCCCTGGCCAGACACTCCAGAAAACAAGAGGAGACAGGCATTTTGTAACAAGTTTGAGGGCTATGGTTCTACTTGTAGCTGCAGAGATCCAGCACCCATCTCATTCACACCTAACCCA ttggAAAACAACAATATAGCTGATGTGCCTGTAGTGGTGATCGCCAGTAATCGACCTTATTACTTAAACAG AATGCTGCGCACACTACTGTCTACTCCTGGTGCAGACCCCAAAATGGTGACAGTGTTTATTGATGGGTATTACGAG gaacccCTGGCTGTTACCACACTGCTGGGTCTGAAAGGTATACAGCACACGCCCCTAGGTACAAAGGCAGCTAGGATATCACAGCACTACAAAGCTAGTCTTACTGCCATCTTCAACCTCTACATG GATTCAAAGTATGCAATTGTTATAGAAGAAGACTTAGATGTCAGCCCAGATTTCTTCAA CTACTTCAGTCAGACCAAGTTCCTACTGGAGGAGGACCCcacagtatactgtatatcagcCTGGAATGATCAG GGGTATAACCATTCGTGTAAGGACCCGTCCCTACTGTACCGGGTAGAGACTATGCCAGGGCTGGGATGGTTGCTGAAACGAAAACTCTACAAGGGAGAGCTAGAATCTCAATGGCCTACTCCAGAAAAG TTATGGGACTGGGATATGTGGCTAAGAACCAACCACATCAGGAAGAATCGAGAATGTATTATACCTGACATTTCTCGTACCTACCACTTCGGCTCCAGGGGACTCAACATGAATCCATACTTCCAGGATGTTTACTTCAAAAATCATTCTCTATTAAAAACACCCAATGTCAAGTTAAAAGATTTAGACAA aatgAAAAGAGATGAGTATGAAGACTTGATAACAAACTTGATAAAATCTGCAAAGACATTAGATCATTCCAAAGACCCTTGTTCAGAGGATTTCGTACCAAGAGTGTCT GATGGTAAATTTGTGATGTATATAACCATGAATACGACAACAGATTTTGTCACCTGGAAACAGCTTGCTAAG TGCTACCATTTATGGGACTTGGATGTGCGGGGTTTTCATAAG